From Hymenobacter sedentarius, a single genomic window includes:
- a CDS encoding SulP family inorganic anion transporter has translation MSEIISSPARTGARIAAAAEPAGPAPKPSVFSSIGQDAPAGLVVFLVALPLCLGISLASGAPLLAGLITGIVGGVLVSWLSGSQLSVSGPAAGLTVIVLTAISTLGSFQALLAATVIAGAIQVLMGVAKAGVIGMYFPAAVIRGMLAAIGLILILKQIPHFLGADTDYFEDMDFMQFNGQNTFSAIGAAARALSPGSVLVGFASLALLLLWDTRAVQRQAWARKVPGALVVVLVSIGLNQLLRAVAPEYQVRPEHLVKLPVISSLSGLLGQLTLPDWSAFARPVTYGVALTIAIVASLESLLSVEAVDKLDPHKRRTPPNRELLAQGVGNMVSGLIGGLPMTAVIVRSSANINSGGQTKLSSFIHGLLLLASLLFLASVLNMIPLSALAAVLLTVGFKLTRPALYRTQWKLGWGQFLPFIVTIVAVLFTDLLKGVGVGLVVGFFFILKANAEQAYFLTRDAPGREPGTFYLRLSEHVSFLNKASIINTLERLPRGSRVILDGSKSMDIDHDVLEAIESFRQVAPERHIDLELRGISPVAVAGH, from the coding sequence ATGTCAGAAATTATTTCCTCGCCGGCTCGCACCGGTGCTCGCATTGCGGCGGCTGCCGAGCCGGCCGGCCCGGCGCCCAAGCCTTCGGTTTTTAGCTCAATCGGGCAGGATGCCCCGGCCGGGCTGGTGGTTTTCCTGGTGGCGCTGCCCTTGTGCCTGGGCATCTCGCTGGCCTCGGGCGCGCCACTACTCGCGGGCCTTATCACGGGCATTGTGGGCGGCGTATTGGTGAGCTGGCTCAGTGGCTCGCAGCTGAGCGTGAGCGGGCCCGCCGCCGGCCTCACCGTGATTGTGCTCACGGCCATCAGCACGCTGGGCTCTTTCCAGGCGCTGCTGGCGGCCACGGTAATCGCCGGAGCCATTCAGGTGCTGATGGGCGTGGCCAAGGCCGGGGTCATCGGCATGTACTTCCCGGCAGCAGTTATCCGCGGCATGCTGGCTGCCATTGGCTTGATTCTGATTCTCAAGCAGATTCCGCACTTCCTCGGGGCTGACACCGACTATTTTGAGGACATGGACTTTATGCAGTTCAATGGCCAGAACACCTTCTCAGCCATTGGCGCTGCCGCCCGGGCCCTGAGCCCCGGCTCGGTGCTGGTGGGCTTTGCGTCCTTGGCGCTGCTGCTCCTGTGGGATACCCGGGCGGTGCAGCGGCAGGCCTGGGCCCGCAAGGTGCCCGGCGCGCTGGTGGTCGTGCTGGTTTCCATTGGCCTGAACCAATTGCTGCGCGCCGTGGCCCCAGAGTACCAGGTACGCCCCGAGCACCTGGTGAAGCTGCCCGTCATCTCGTCGCTCAGCGGTTTGCTCGGCCAGCTGACTTTGCCGGACTGGTCGGCCTTTGCGCGGCCCGTTACCTACGGCGTGGCCCTGACCATTGCCATTGTGGCCTCGCTCGAAAGCCTGCTCAGCGTGGAAGCCGTTGATAAACTCGACCCGCACAAGCGCCGCACGCCACCCAACCGCGAGCTGCTGGCCCAGGGCGTGGGCAACATGGTGAGCGGCCTCATCGGCGGCCTGCCCATGACGGCCGTGATTGTGCGGTCGTCGGCCAACATCAACTCCGGCGGCCAAACCAAGCTGTCTTCCTTTATCCACGGCCTGCTGCTGCTGGCCAGCCTGCTGTTCCTGGCGTCGGTGCTGAACATGATTCCGCTGTCGGCACTGGCGGCGGTGCTGCTCACGGTGGGCTTCAAGCTGACCCGGCCGGCGCTCTACCGCACGCAGTGGAAATTGGGCTGGGGGCAGTTCCTGCCGTTCATCGTGACCATCGTGGCCGTACTGTTCACCGACCTGCTCAAGGGCGTGGGCGTGGGCCTGGTGGTGGGCTTCTTCTTCATCCTCAAGGCCAACGCCGAGCAGGCCTATTTCCTGACCCGCGACGCCCCCGGCCGCGAGCCCGGCACGTTCTACCTGCGCCTGTCCGAGCACGTATCCTTTCTCAACAAGGCCAGCATCATCAACACGCTCGAGCGCCTGCCCCGGGGCAGCCGCGTGATTCTCGACGGCAGCAAATCCATGGACATCGACCACGACGTGCTGGAAGCCATCGAATCGTTCCGCCAGGTGGCGCCCGAGCGCCACATCGACCTGGAGCTGCGCGGCATTTCCCCGGTGGCCGTGGCCGGGCATTAG
- a CDS encoding response regulator transcription factor: MKILLVEDEPSVAAFLHQGLTEQDYTVDLAADGLLGLRRAQSTQYDCLILDQMLPGLSGLEVCRQVRAHDPGVPILILTALGETDDKIRGLDAGADDYLVKPFAFEELLARLRALVRRRTEAPAPKAVLHLADLTLDPAAKRVERAGQAVQLTAREFSLLEYLLRNQGRVVSRADLLEHVWDISFDTGSNVIDVYINFLRKKIDKGFEPKLIHTLVGMGYVMKTEG; encoded by the coding sequence ATGAAAATTCTTTTAGTCGAAGACGAACCTTCGGTGGCGGCCTTCCTCCACCAGGGCCTTACCGAGCAGGACTACACCGTGGACCTGGCCGCCGATGGCCTGCTGGGGCTGCGCCGGGCGCAGTCTACGCAATACGATTGCCTGATTCTCGACCAGATGCTGCCGGGCCTGAGCGGTCTGGAAGTGTGCCGGCAGGTGCGCGCCCACGACCCCGGCGTGCCCATCCTCATACTCACCGCCCTGGGTGAAACCGATGATAAAATTCGCGGCCTCGACGCCGGGGCCGACGACTACCTGGTGAAGCCCTTTGCCTTTGAGGAGCTGCTGGCCCGGCTGCGCGCCCTGGTGCGCCGCCGCACCGAAGCCCCCGCGCCCAAAGCTGTGCTGCACCTGGCCGACCTCACCCTCGACCCCGCCGCCAAGCGCGTGGAGCGGGCCGGGCAAGCCGTGCAACTCACCGCGCGGGAGTTTTCCTTGCTGGAGTACCTGCTGCGCAACCAAGGCCGCGTGGTTTCCCGGGCCGACCTGCTGGAGCACGTGTGGGACATCAGCTTCGATACCGGCTCGAATGTTATCGACGTGTATATCAATTTTCTGCGTAAGAAAATCGACAAAGGCTTTGAGCCCAAGCTCATTCACACGCTGGTGGGCATGGGCTACGTGATGAAGACGGAGGGGTAA
- a CDS encoding carbonic anhydrase: MTAHSLITKSPDNMAGVEDILANNRQWVADKNAQDPGFFKRLADGQQPKYLFIGCSDSRVPASGITGTGPGEMFVHRNIANLVVHSDMNLLSVLQYAVEVLGVKDILVVGHYGCGGVAAAASNKQYGLIDNWLTPIRDVIRLHETEFLRVKDDKQRLRRLVELNVIEQVRNLAKTNIIQNAMRSDDPPRLHGLVYDVADGVLKDLNVDSKNVMREMAHIYGTEAEEPHQEAHAHEAPASPQPESAKAQKPEKEKQAQRSVLG, encoded by the coding sequence GTGACTGCTCATTCCCTCATCACAAAATCCCCCGATAACATGGCCGGTGTAGAAGACATCCTTGCAAACAATCGTCAGTGGGTAGCCGATAAAAATGCCCAGGACCCCGGGTTTTTTAAGCGGCTGGCCGACGGGCAACAGCCCAAGTACCTGTTCATTGGCTGCTCCGACTCGCGGGTGCCGGCCTCCGGCATCACCGGTACCGGGCCGGGCGAAATGTTTGTGCACCGCAACATCGCCAACCTGGTAGTTCACAGCGACATGAACCTGCTCAGCGTGCTGCAATACGCCGTGGAAGTACTGGGTGTCAAAGATATTCTGGTGGTGGGCCACTACGGCTGTGGTGGCGTGGCCGCCGCTGCTTCCAACAAGCAGTATGGCCTGATTGACAACTGGCTGACGCCCATCCGCGACGTCATTCGGCTGCACGAAACCGAGTTTCTGCGCGTGAAAGACGACAAGCAGCGCCTGCGCCGCCTCGTGGAGCTGAACGTCATTGAACAGGTACGCAACCTGGCCAAGACCAACATCATCCAGAACGCCATGCGCTCCGACGACCCGCCCCGCCTGCACGGCCTGGTGTACGACGTGGCCGACGGCGTGCTCAAAGATCTTAATGTGGACAGCAAGAACGTGATGCGCGAAATGGCGCACATCTACGGCACCGAAGCCGAGGAACCGCACCAGGAGGCTCACGCCCACGAAGCTCCCGCCAGCCCACAACCCGAAAGCGCCAAAGCCCAGAAACCCGAGAAGGAAAAGCAAGCGCAGCGCAGCGTATTGGGCTAA
- a CDS encoding HAMP domain-containing sensor histidine kinase, with the protein MSIRLRLAIQFGAILAVTLLLFALAIYFATKQSRRALFTQSLFKRTLVVGHAYAEGQESRNANQQASYRRYLRQLYRTLPEEEGRVYDAANRLVFREGQGPAKPVPAAWLAEVRRSGRAVLEPETHYHETVGLLYQDARLGPLVVVASSVDEDSRQQLAQLRQLLAVGLLAALVVMGIGNWFFAGQALRPLRRMVQEVDGITATDLSQRLTQAAGSNDEIGRLAQRFNRLLDRLESAFAGQRTFVRDASHELRTPLTALIGELEVALLQAERPPAEYRRVLQSTLDSARQLNELTNGLLQIARASDDSSQVPMGPVRLDELLLQAHEQLLRRHPTCRVDLDFREGEEANCFTVRGNEALLLSAMLNVLDNACKFSAGNGGTVTASLARTAHHLTLLVSDEGPGLSPADLQQVFVPFFRAATARAVPGHGIGLPLAARIMALHGGTVRVESEVGKGTQVWLNWPI; encoded by the coding sequence GTGTCCATACGCCTGCGTCTTGCCATTCAGTTTGGGGCCATTCTGGCCGTGACGCTGCTGCTGTTTGCGTTGGCTATCTACTTTGCCACCAAGCAGTCGCGGCGGGCGCTGTTTACCCAAAGCCTGTTTAAAAGGACGCTAGTGGTAGGCCATGCCTACGCCGAAGGTCAGGAAAGCCGCAACGCCAACCAGCAGGCCTCCTACCGGCGCTACCTGCGCCAGCTCTACCGCACCCTGCCCGAAGAAGAAGGCCGGGTGTACGATGCCGCCAATCGCCTGGTGTTTCGGGAAGGGCAGGGCCCAGCCAAGCCAGTCCCCGCCGCCTGGCTGGCCGAAGTGCGGCGCAGCGGCCGGGCCGTGCTGGAGCCCGAAACCCACTACCACGAAACCGTGGGCCTGCTCTACCAGGATGCCCGGCTGGGGCCGCTGGTGGTAGTGGCCTCGTCCGTAGATGAAGACAGCCGCCAGCAGCTGGCGCAGCTGCGCCAGCTGTTGGCCGTGGGGCTGCTGGCCGCGCTGGTGGTCATGGGCATCGGCAACTGGTTTTTTGCCGGGCAGGCCCTGCGTCCGCTGCGCCGCATGGTGCAGGAAGTCGACGGCATCACCGCCACCGACCTGAGCCAGCGCCTCACGCAGGCCGCGGGCTCAAACGACGAAATCGGGCGCCTGGCCCAGCGCTTCAACCGCCTGCTCGACCGGCTGGAATCGGCCTTTGCCGGCCAGCGCACCTTTGTGCGCGACGCCTCGCACGAGCTGCGCACCCCGCTCACCGCCCTGATTGGGGAGCTGGAAGTGGCCCTGCTGCAAGCCGAGCGCCCGCCGGCCGAGTACCGGCGCGTGCTGCAAAGCACCCTCGATTCGGCCCGCCAGCTCAACGAGCTCACCAACGGCCTGCTGCAGATTGCCCGCGCCTCCGACGACTCCTCGCAAGTGCCCATGGGCCCGGTGCGGCTCGACGAGCTGCTGCTGCAGGCCCACGAGCAGCTGCTGCGCCGCCACCCCACCTGCCGGGTCGACCTCGATTTTCGCGAAGGCGAAGAAGCCAACTGCTTCACCGTGCGCGGCAACGAGGCGCTGCTTCTCTCGGCCATGCTCAATGTGCTGGACAATGCCTGTAAGTTTTCGGCCGGCAATGGCGGCACGGTCACGGCTTCGCTGGCCCGCACCGCCCACCACCTCACGCTGCTAGTCTCGGACGAAGGCCCCGGCCTGAGTCCGGCCGATTTGCAGCAGGTGTTCGTGCCCTTCTTCCGGGCGGCCACGGCGCGGGCGGTGCCGGGCCACGGCATCGGCCTGCCGCTGGCAGCGCGCATTATGGCGCTGCACGGCGGCACGGTGCGCGTCGAGAGCGAAGTGGGCAAGGGCACCCAGGTATGGCTCAATTGGCCTATTTAG
- a CDS encoding M1 family aminopeptidase, producing MKHLLALGLLGLVAEAPALAQTPTTPAAKAESPYRASATKINDLVHTKLDVRFDYAKRYLYGKEWVTLKPHAYPTDSLRLDAKGMDIKTVALMNGDQQQTLKYNYADGMNLRINLGKTFKPGEQYIIYIDYTSKPDELKVKGSAAITDAKGLYFINPDSAVKGKPVQIWTQGETEGSSAWFPTIDRPNQKTTEEISMTVPSKYVTLSNGALVSQKPAGPGLRTDTWKMDLPHSPYLFMMAVGDFRITKDSWRGKEVSYYLEPRYAPFAKQIFGNTPDMLEFFSNRLGVEYPWNKYAQIVARDYVSGAMENTTATLHGEQVQLTDRELLDREYTGESVIAHELFHQWFGDYVTAESWANITVNETMADFSEGLYAEHKYGKDAADAHYYRYLRRYLSSPRDAAKTLVRFHYDEQEEVFDLVSYQKGGAIMDMLRTYLGDDVFFAGLQKYLKDNAFGNGEAHQMRLAFEAVSGQDLNWFYNQWYFAPGHPVVTIDYAWDAAKKVQSVTVKQTQPGQVFQLPFVIDYYMGGKVQHQPVTMTEATQTFTMPLAAKPELVNVDANKKTLWIKTDNKPVGESVYQYSHAPLFVDRREAVDAAAKAQTTDAAARKMLLAALNDKFYGVRLAAIEALKMDDKSVAKAAAPALRKLATKEKDPFVLSSLLTVLAKAKDKKDEKFFSKQLNSQSYNVQGAALRALATVKPSEALVQARKYENDTHGALTQAVTEAYAKNGTLAQWPYVRDKFDAARIQGKFNLMEPMAAMLGRLDDPTALSEGIARLKDLGVKYKSYGADKPVIGLLQGIVPAKTGRANAAEAQQAVEKAVAEIQAAK from the coding sequence ATGAAGCACCTTTTAGCGTTGGGTCTGCTGGGCTTGGTAGCCGAAGCACCGGCCCTAGCGCAGACCCCCACCACCCCCGCTGCGAAAGCGGAATCCCCCTACCGCGCCTCGGCCACCAAAATCAACGACCTGGTCCACACCAAGCTCGACGTGCGTTTCGACTACGCCAAGCGCTACCTCTACGGCAAGGAATGGGTAACCTTGAAGCCCCACGCCTACCCCACCGACTCGCTGCGGCTCGACGCTAAAGGCATGGACATCAAGACCGTGGCTTTGATGAACGGCGACCAGCAGCAGACCCTGAAATACAACTATGCCGATGGCATGAACCTGCGCATCAACCTTGGCAAAACCTTCAAGCCCGGCGAGCAGTACATCATCTACATCGACTACACCTCCAAGCCCGATGAGCTGAAGGTGAAAGGCAGCGCGGCCATCACCGACGCCAAGGGCCTGTACTTCATCAACCCGGACAGCGCCGTGAAGGGCAAGCCCGTGCAAATCTGGACGCAGGGCGAGACCGAAGGCTCGTCGGCCTGGTTCCCCACCATCGACCGGCCCAACCAGAAAACGACCGAGGAAATCAGCATGACCGTGCCGAGCAAGTACGTCACGCTCAGCAACGGCGCGCTGGTGAGCCAGAAGCCCGCTGGCCCTGGCCTGCGCACCGACACCTGGAAGATGGACCTGCCCCATTCGCCCTATCTGTTTATGATGGCGGTGGGCGACTTCCGCATCACCAAAGATTCGTGGCGCGGCAAGGAAGTGAGCTACTACCTCGAGCCGAGGTACGCGCCCTTCGCCAAGCAGATTTTCGGCAATACGCCCGACATGCTGGAGTTTTTCTCCAACCGCCTCGGCGTGGAGTACCCTTGGAACAAATACGCCCAGATTGTGGCCCGCGACTACGTGAGCGGCGCCATGGAAAACACCACCGCCACGCTGCACGGCGAGCAGGTGCAGCTCACCGACCGCGAGCTGCTGGACCGCGAGTACACCGGCGAATCGGTGATTGCCCACGAGCTGTTTCACCAGTGGTTTGGCGACTATGTGACAGCCGAATCCTGGGCCAATATCACCGTAAACGAGACCATGGCCGACTTTTCGGAAGGCCTCTACGCCGAGCACAAGTACGGCAAGGACGCCGCCGATGCCCACTACTACCGCTACCTGCGCCGCTACCTGAGCTCGCCGCGCGATGCCGCCAAGACCCTGGTGCGCTTCCACTACGACGAGCAGGAAGAGGTATTCGACCTGGTGAGCTACCAGAAAGGCGGCGCCATCATGGACATGCTGCGCACCTACCTGGGCGACGACGTATTCTTTGCCGGCCTGCAGAAATACCTTAAGGACAACGCCTTCGGCAACGGCGAAGCCCACCAGATGCGCCTGGCCTTCGAAGCCGTATCGGGCCAGGACCTGAACTGGTTTTACAACCAGTGGTACTTCGCCCCGGGCCACCCCGTCGTGACCATCGACTACGCCTGGGACGCGGCCAAGAAAGTGCAGTCCGTGACCGTGAAGCAGACCCAGCCGGGCCAGGTGTTCCAGCTGCCGTTTGTTATCGACTACTACATGGGCGGCAAGGTGCAGCACCAGCCCGTGACCATGACCGAGGCCACCCAAACCTTCACCATGCCCCTCGCGGCCAAGCCCGAGCTGGTGAACGTGGACGCCAACAAGAAAACGCTGTGGATTAAAACCGACAACAAGCCGGTGGGCGAGTCGGTGTATCAGTACAGCCACGCGCCCCTGTTTGTGGACCGCCGCGAGGCCGTGGATGCCGCCGCCAAGGCCCAGACCACCGATGCCGCCGCGCGCAAAATGTTGCTGGCCGCCCTCAACGACAAGTTTTACGGCGTGCGCCTGGCCGCCATCGAAGCCCTGAAAATGGACGACAAATCCGTGGCCAAAGCCGCTGCCCCGGCCCTGCGCAAACTGGCCACCAAAGAGAAAGACCCGTTTGTACTGTCCAGCCTGCTCACGGTCCTGGCCAAGGCAAAGGACAAGAAAGACGAGAAGTTCTTCTCCAAGCAGCTCAACAGCCAGTCGTACAACGTGCAAGGCGCGGCCCTGCGCGCCCTGGCTACCGTGAAGCCCTCAGAGGCCCTCGTTCAGGCCAGGAAATATGAGAACGACACCCACGGTGCCCTCACCCAGGCCGTAACGGAAGCGTATGCCAAGAACGGCACCCTGGCCCAATGGCCTTACGTGCGCGACAAGTTCGACGCGGCCCGCATCCAGGGCAAGTTCAACTTGATGGAGCCCATGGCCGCCATGCTTGGCCGCCTCGACGACCCCACGGCCCTGTCCGAGGGCATCGCCCGGTTGAAGGACCTCGGTGTGAAATACAAATCCTACGGCGCCGACAAGCCCGTGATTGGTTTGCTGCAAGGCATCGTGCCCGCCAAGACCGGCCGCGCCAACGCCGCCGAAGCCCAGCAAGCCGTGGAGAAGGCCGTAGCCGAAATTCAAGCGGCGAAGTAA